In the genome of Podarcis raffonei isolate rPodRaf1 chromosome W, rPodRaf1.pri, whole genome shotgun sequence, one region contains:
- the LOC128406054 gene encoding uncharacterized protein LOC128406054: MANGKEKTDQSTAGKTLRSGRTWQQPRRGSTSGLPASSAAASVPVHSKPRGMSTEEALVVALVKINDSLEQLHKKTDVINAKVDAANIKIDLIAESINNLGQNVNTNTETIQKLIQESTLIRQTADEAREKAVAAECKATQLERERVPALQRQLDEHKLTLVMIELKEKQTNLRIRALPELEKESLTEFQEETGLTLVEKERYLGVSVTAKNVNLFKDNCEGRWIEVKGDLEIWTNLKLSLLGRVAVVGMSVAVLPGMLLLFQTLQVSDGMDCFRRWQRDVSRFVWQGKKPRVKFKILTDAKEGGGFALPDLKLCCEPAAFCWLREWLLLENTEVLDNGR; this comes from the exons atggcaaatggaaaggaaaaaacagaccAGTCAACTGCTGGAAAAACATTAAGGTCTGGGAGGACTTGGCAGCAACCCAGGAGAGGCTCAACATCAGGCCTCCCTGCCTCTTCGGCAGCTGCTTCTGTACCAGTACACTCAAAACCAAGAGGAATGtcaacagaagaggccttagtggttgcattagTGAAGATAAAcgattcactggaacagcttcacaagaaaacaGACGTGATAAATGCGAAAGTGGatgctgcaaatattaaaatcgACTTAATTGcagaaagtataaataatctgggacaaaatgtgaataccaatacagaaaccatccagaaattgatacaggaatctactttgatacggcaaactgcggatgaagccagggagaaagccgttgctgctgaatgtaaagcaacacaactggagagagagagagtcccagccCTACAGAGGCAACTTGATGAACATAAGTTGACGCTTGttatgattgaacttaaagaaaaacagacgaatttgaggatcagagccctacctgaattggaaaaggaaagcttgacagagtttcaggaggagacaggactaacattggttgagaaagagag gtattTGGGGGTTAGCGTGACTGCGaaaaatgtgaatctatttaaggataattgtgaaggacgttggattgaagtgaagggggatttggaaatatggacaaatttgaagttgTCATTGTTGGGCCGAGTTGCTGTGGTGGGGATGAGTGTTGCTGTGTTGCCggggatgttgcttttgtttcaaacattgcaagtttcggatgggatggattgtttcaggaggtggcaaAGGGATgtttccagatttgtttggcagggcaagaagcctcgagtaaaatttaagatattgactgatgccaaagaaggaggtggatttgccctgccagaccttaaactttgttgtgaaccagctgctttttgctggctgagagaatggctgcttcttgaaaacactgaagtgttggataatggcagatga